The genomic region CCTATCGTGCTACCGCTGTCGTTCAGGCGTTGAAAGAGCTTCATCACCTCGTAGGAAGTCTTGGTGTCGAGGTTGCCCGTAGCCTCATCGGCGAGTAGTATCACAGGGCGATTGACAAGGGCACGGGCTATTGCCACACGCTGCTGCTGACCGCCTGAGAGTTCGCTGGGCACGTGCGTGAGTCGGCTCTCTAAGCCCACACTGATGAGTGCCTCAATAGCGCGCTCACGGCGTTCTTTGGCGGAGATGGCAGGGTTGTATAAGAGTGGCAACTCCACGTTCTCAATAGCCGTAGTGCGCGCCAGTAGGTTGTACTGCTGGAAGACGAAGCCTATTTTGGTGTTGCGTATGGCTGCCAGCTGGTTGCGACTGAGGTCTTTAACGGCGATGCCGTCCAGCCGATACTCGCCACTGGTGGGGCGGTCAAGGCAACCGAGTATGTTCAGCAGGGTGGACTTGCCCGAGCCACTAGGTCCCATAATGGTTACGAACTCGCCCTCCTCCACGGTGAGGTCAATGCCTTTGAGAGCTTGGAGCGTCTCGCTGCCCATCTTAAACTCGCGGCGCAAGGCGTGTATGTCGATAATGGCTTTGCTCATTTTGCTTTGCTGTTATTGCGGCGTGGGGGGCCTTGCATAAACGGACTCTTCTTCTCGCCATTGTTATTACTATCGCTACTGCCGAGCTGCACAGGGCGATCTTGCGCTAAAGCAGTTACCACCTCATCACCTGCATTCAAGCCCTCTGTTACCTCTACGTTGATGCCATCACTGCTGCCTATGGTGATCGCCTTGGGGGTGAGGATGCCCTTGCTATCGATTGTCCACACTTGCTTGTGTTTGCCTTTGCCACCACGTGCTCCTCTGCCTTGTCTATCGCCACCTTTCGGCTCTGGGGCAGTGATGTGCTGCTGCTGATAATAGGCAGCAAGGGTCTGCGCATCGGGAGTGAAGTTAATCGCCTTGGCAGGGATGATGAGCACATCACGCAGCTCGCTGGTGTAGATGGCAATGGTAGCCGTAAGCCCTGGCTTGAGCTTCTCATCGGGGTTCTCTGCCTCTACGATCACCGTGTAGGTTACTACATTAGAACTCGTAGTGGGCGATAGGCGCACCTGCTTCACCACCCCGCTAAACTCCTCATTGGGGTACGAATCCACCGTAAAGCTCACTCGCTGCCCTACCTTCACCTGACCTATATCGGCCTCATCAACATTCACCTCCACTTGCATCTTGGTGAGGTCTTTGGCGATTTTAAAGAGCGTAGGGGCACTCATCTGCGCAGCTACTGTCTGCCCCTCCTCTACCTCACGGCTAAGGATAATACCATCGATAGGCGCGTAGATATTGGCATAGCCGAGATTGGTCTTTGCCTGATTAAGAGCCGTAAGCCGCTGCGTTACGGTTGCCTTAGCGTTGGTGTATTGGTAAGACGCCTGCTCATAGTCCTGCCTGCTAATCACTTGGGCATCGTAGAGCTGCTTCTGGCGGTTGTAGTTCTGCTGGTAGTAGTTCAGCTCATTAAGGGCAGAACTGTAGTTTGCCTGCGCATTCACTACCGCCTCTTGCAGGTTCACCTTGTCTAACTCAGCCAGCAGTTGCCCCTTCTTCACCTGCGAATTAAAGTCCACATATATCTTGCGGATAATGCCCGACACCTGCGTACCTACCTCCACCTCATCAACAGGCTGCACACTGCCCGTAGCGGTTACCTCAGTGGTAACATCACCCTTGCGAGCCGCCTCCTTTTGCAAAGTAATAAGGCTGGGCTTCTCGCTGAAAAAGAAGTGATACACTCCCCAGCCCACCACCGCTACAACCGCAGCGATGATAACGTATGTAATGGTTTTCTTCATATTATTATTTTATTTATTGCACTAATATATTATTTTTTCCGTACTTTTCAACTTGCCAAACTCCTCCCTACTGCTCTCTGCTCTCTCCCCCCTCATAAAACCGCAACAACTCCCCATACAACGCCGACATATACTTATTCTGCAAGTACGTCTGCTCCGCATTCCGATACGCATTCTCACTCACAATAAGGTCAGTATTCGTGAGGCTGCCCAACTCATATTTCTTCTTCGAAAGCTCATAAGCCAACTTCGCATTGTCGCGCGCCGTCCGTGAAGACGCCTCCTGTGCCTGGTACGAAGTCGCATTCAGCCACGCACTCTCCACCTTGCTATAAAGCTCCTTCTCCGCCTGCTGTCGGTCAAGTTCCGCCGTGTCAAGCGAGAGCCGTGCCAACTTCACATTACTGCGGTTCTTTAGTTGCGAGAAAATCGGGATATTCAGTGATACACCCACCGTCTGCCCAAAGTTATTATCTAACTGCGTCCTATAGTTATAGTCCGCCACCGATGAAAAGCCCGTATTCAGCCCCGCCTGCAACGAGAGCGTAGGCAGATAACCCGCCTTAGCAAGCCGTATGTCCTTCTCAGCCACCGCCTTCTTATTCTCGTAAATCTTCATAGTCGGCAAGTGCGCCACCGCCGCCGCAAACACCGCCTCCTTGCTCGGTATCGGTACCGCATAGCTATCCTGCAGCTCCGTGCTAATAGAAAAATCCGTACTTGGTGGCAACTCCAGCAACTGCTTGAGCGTCAGCACCTGCGAAGCGTACGCATTCTCTGCCCTTACAATGGCGTACTCGTTGCTTGCGTGCTGCGTTTCCATCTCCGCCAACGCCAAACGTGCAATCGCCCCTGCCTGAAAACGCTTCTGTGCCTGTGTCAACTGCTCAGCTGAGGACGCCGCCGTGTTCTTCGCCACCGCAATCCCCTCATACTGATAGAGTGCTTGCAAATACGCCTCGATCACCGCCAGCCGAATACTATTCTTAGCCTCCTGCACATAGAGCTCCTGCTGCGAAGTGAGCAACTCCGTCCGGGCCACCTCAATCCCCAGCTTACCCCCCTGATACAGAGGCACATTAGCCGTTACCCCGAAATTATTCGAAAGGTTCTCCCTACTCTCACGCCCATTGCTTATCGGGTTGATCGCCGAGCCGTGGTTAAAGCTCGCTGAGGCGTTTGCGCTCACACTCGGTAAGCGATTATGTTGCGCCTGTGCGTGGTTGATTGCCGCCTGCTCAGCCTGTACAGTCGCTTTCTTCACGGTGATATTATTGCGCTCGGCATAGTCCAAGCACGCCGCCAGCGACCAGCCCTTATCTTGTGCCTGTGCTACAAAGCCAACGAGCAGCACTATGGGTAATATGTAAAGTTTTCTTTTCATAAGTTTAGTAATTAGGGTCAGTGAACAGCAGCAGAGCTCATCAAGCGACTCCTACTGCTGGTCACCACCTTATTCATTATGTATAATCACAGCGCAAAGATAATACCATTTTCTCACCTTAGCAACTAAAATCGACGAACAGGCTGTTTTTATCGACGAATGCCTCATTTCTGCAAAAAAACGCATTGCAAAACGGAGCGCCAACGGATCGATAACGGAGCCATTCTCATTCACAAGAATAAAAAAATGCCCTAACAAGCCCTCTATTACCGATAAAAATCGTACCTTTGCCCCTCCAAAATGATATCGCAAATGGATTTACAACAAACTTTAAAAGAATACACTCAAAAAGCAGCTCAGGAACTCTTTGGTGCTACCTTAGAAACGATTGAATTACAACAAACAAAGAAAGAATTTGAAGGAGACATCACTGTTGTAATATTCCCTATGTTACGACAAATTAAAGGTAATCCACAACAGATAGGGCAGCAGATAGGAGCTTATCTCCAAGAGAAAGTGCCAGAGGTCGTTGCTTACAATGTCATCAAAGGCTTCCTAAACTTGGTGATTTCCGATACCTATTACATTGATTTTCTCACTGATATAAAAGATAATCCCAACTATGGTTTGGCTGCCCCTAATTCAAAAGAGGCTATTTTAGTGGAATATTCTTCGCCGAATACAAACAAACCGTTGCACTTAGGGCATATTCGTAATAACTTGTTGGGTTATGCTGTCGCTGAGATACTAAAAGCCTCAGGACATAAAGTCTATAAAACACAGATAATCAACGATAGAGGTATTCATATCTGTAAGTCAATGCTCGCTTGGCAGAAGTTTGGTAATGGAGAAACCCCCGAAAGTAGTGGGTTGAAGGGCGATAAGTTAGTCGGTAACTATTACGTAGCTTTTGATAAGGTGTATAAAGAAGAAATTCAACAACTTATAGTCTCAGGAAAGACAAAAGAAGAGGCTGAAAAGCAAGCACCTATCTTCTTAGAAGCACAAGAAATGCTCCGCAAATGGGAGGCAAATGACCCCGAAACAATCGCACTTTGGGAGAAGATGAATCACTGGGTATACGATGGATTCTCAGTAACTTATAAAAACTTAGGCGTAGATTTTGATAGGAATTACTACGAAAGTAAGACATATTTGTTGGGGAAAGATGTTGTAGGACAGGGCTTACAGAAGGGTGTTTTCTATAAAAAAGGCGATGGCTCTGTTTGGTGCGACTTGACCGCCGATGGTTTAGATGAGAAACTTGTGCTCAGAGCCGATGGCACTTCGGTGTATATTACCCAAGATTTAGGAACTTCCACCCAGCGTGTCAAGGATTATCCCGATGTGAAAGGAGTAGTCTACACCGTTGGTAACGAGCAAGATTATCACTTTAAGGTACTCTTTTTGATACTGAAAAAGTTAGGTTACGATTGGGCTGAGCACCTTTACCACTTGAGCTACGGTATGGTTGACCTTCCCACAGGAAAGATGAAGAGTAGAGAAGGGACTGTAGTTGATGCCGATGACCTGATTGCAGAGATGGAGTGCACCGCTGAAGAGATTTCACAAGAACTCGGTAAACTCGAAGGCTACGATGCCAAGCAAAAAAAGGAGCTATACCACACCATAGGCTTGGGAGCACTGAAATACTTCATATTAAAAGTAGATCCAAAGAAGCGTATCTTATTTGACCCTAAGGAGTCCATTGACTTCCAAGGCAACACAGGTCCCTTTATACAGTACACCTACGCTCGTATCAAGTCAATCCTACGGAAATATGACGCTATGAAAAGAGTTCAAACAAAGACCTTGCCTACAGATTTGCACGAGAAAGAGAAAACCTTGCTCAAGGCGATTACCTTATTCCCTACCATTGTGCAGGATGCCGCAGAGGCATACAGTCCTGCGGTCATCGCAAATTACATCTATGACTTGGTAAAGGATTTTAATTCTTTCTATCAAAATATATCTATTTTAGGTGAGAAAGATGAAGTGAAATTAGAGTTTAGAGTGGCACTTTGTAAGAAAATTAGCGAAGTGATTGCCTTAGCTTTTAAAATGCTTGGTATACAAGTTCCTGAAAGAATGTAACTTATAGAAGTACTGAAAATATTTTATAAAAAAAGTTACTAAAATATTTGCAGGTTTGAAAAAAGGTTGTACCTTTGCACTCGCAATGTAGGAGTACATTGAAGTTCATAGGTAAAATAGTATTTTAAGCGAAAATAGCTCAGTTGGTAGAGCGCAACCTTGCCAAGGTTGAGGTCGCGGGTTCGAATCCCGTTTTTCGCTCTTTTTTTATGCCTATGCATAGAGGCTCGGATGGTGGAATCGGTAGACACGCTGGACTTAAAATCCAGTGGGCAGCAATGCCTGTGCGGGTTCAAGTCCCGCTCCGAGTACGATAATAAAAAGGAACTGAAATGTCAGTTCCTTTTTATTTATAAGATACTTAGTTTCTATAAATCGCATACATACACCTCTACCCCTTTCAACGCCAAAGTCTCCTCTATCAAAGGTTCTATGGCTTCCCACTTACCTCCAGCCAGTCCACAGCCAATACGCGGCATTTGTACACCTGCCCCTATCTCAGCCGCAAAATCAGCTACTTTTAACAGCCCTTCACGCACTGCCTCATAACGTATCGGCGGATTGCCCTTAGCATCGCTCCCTATATTGTGCTGCCCAATGAGGTTCGCTATCCATAGTTCGGAAGCTACTTGTACAAACTGCACTTCACCCAAGCCAAAGCCTTCGCCCAAAGCATACCACTCGCGGTAATGCTTCTCAGGTGCCTTCCATTTTTTAGAAAGGGCTAAGACAAAACCCTTGCCCCAGCCCCCTATATCATTGCATATATGCACGATCACTACCTTACCCTCTACTTGAGGCTCCGTAGCATCTGCTGTAATATAATGTATCATCACTATTTATTAAGCCAATGCCTCCGAACCACCGACAATCTCAATGATCTCACCTGTGATAGTAGCTTGGCGCGCCTTGTTATAAGTGAGTTTGAGTTGCCCAATAAGCTCCGTAGCATTATCCGTAGCCTTATGCATCGCCGTCATACGGGCACCGTGCTCTGAAGCTACCGAGTCACGCAACGCCTTAAAGAGCTGCGTTTTCAGTGAACGCGGAATAAGCTCTGCTACAATTTCCTCTTGTGAAGGCTCATAGATGTAATCTATCTGTACACCATTCTCACTTGGAGCAGGCTGCACAGGTAGAAATATCTCATCGGTGATGATCTGTGTAGCCGCATTCTTAAAGCTGTTGTACACGAGTACGATCTCATCAAAAGTACTTGTAACATACAGCTGCATTAATTCCTCTGCTAATGGTGTTACCTTATTAAAGCTAACGTTATCGAACACTTCTGTCTCTACTTTGTAAACTCTATCGGTCTTTTTAAGCACATCATTGCCTTTCTTGCCAATAGCGTAGAATTGCACTTCCTTGCCTTTGTAAGCAGTCTGTTCGAGCTCTAAAGCCTTCTTAATCACATTGGAGTTAAAAGCCCCACAAAGCCCACGGTTGGAAGTAATCACTACGATGAGCACCTTCTTTGCCTCACCCTTACGTGGACTGTATTGGCTCTCGTCACCCAATGCCGAAGAAAGGTGCTCAAGCAACTGTTTGAGCTTATAGGCATACGGCTTCATTGCAAGGATAGCGTCTTGCGCCTTCTTGAGCTTTGCCGCCGATACCATTTTCATCGCGCTGGTGATTTGCATCGTTGAACTCACCGATGCAATCCTGCTACGTATTTCTTTTAAGTTTGCCATTTGTTTATCTTACTTATCAAGTAATTAAATAATAGTACGTTACTTTATTTTCCTTTTACTTTCTCTGCTTTCTTATCATCTCTTTTATGGGCGTCTATTAGTGCTCTTGGGTAGCCTGCTAAGGCAGATAGCCCTAAGAATATTGCCAATGCCCAAAGGCCTATTCTCAGTCCTGAGGTGATTTCTTTAGGGCTGCCTCCTGACCATATCATCGTGCCATACATTGCATAGTACGCAAAAACTATGGCTAATCCTAACATCAGGGCGGGGACAAAGAAGTAAAATACTACTGCTATGATGACGTTTGTAATCCACTTTGTATCAGCTCCCGAGGCATACCATACTGCCCACATCAGAGGTAGTAGAAACACAAACACTCCGAGCAGCAGCCCAAAACACTTCATATATAGCGGAAAGCCAAATGTTACCACCTGACCCGTCTGCTTATTATAGCGTATCGTATAGTACTGCTTATCTTTGTTATACTGATCCACTTCAAAATCGAGCTTTGTTTCCACTTGCTTGCCTGAGGCTGTGGTGAACTGCACTATAGGCTCATAATAAGTTCGCTCTCTTTCTCTATAATCACCTTTTTCGGTATGTGTATACTTATAATCTACTACCTTAGCCTCATAGCTTTTGCTCTCGGCCATAGCTATGTATACATCTCTGCTTGTGCTATAGATAAAACTTCCTACAGCTTCTGCTACCACTAATCCCACAAAGGTTACTGCATAAGCATATACGAAAAACAGTGACCTAAGTGGCTTTCCCCAACGCTGAGATATCAAGTAGGTTAGAAAGAGTGCCACTAAAGCTAGTACCCACAAAGGAATTACAGCATCTAATCCCCAAGTCATTCTATTATTTTCTTATCGCTCGCATTACAATCTCCTTTACTAAGGAAAACTCTGTATAGCCTCCTCTATCCAAGAAGTGCTTTCCGTACTCTAAGGGATACCAATCGGCGTGAAGCCGCTGGGCTACTGCCTCGCTATAGGCAAAAGGCACTATATCATCATCCTTGGCGGAGATCACCGCTCTGAGTTTTACCTTTTTAATGAGCTTCGGGTAATCAACTGTCTTGGGAATAAAATCATTCAAAAAGGCAAAGTCCCCTAACTTAGTATCAAGAGCTGAGACTAAAACTATACCCCCTATCTTTGGCAACTTTTTCATCTCTGAGAGATACCTCAATGTGGTGATAGTGCCTAAGCTATGAGCAATGATATAAGTATGCTTATCCAATACAGGCACTTCTTTTGCGATAGTTGCTGCCCACTGACTATAAACGGGGGTTGCGGGAGTAGGCATTGTCAGCACCGAGACTTTGCAGCCTTCCCTCTCAAAGGCTTGCTTTAAGTAGGGAAACCAATGCTGCTCAGGCGAGGCATCATAGCCGTGAATAATCACTATATGCGCCTTTACCGCTGCTTTCTGTGCCCAACCGAGCATACCTATTGCAAAGCATATAAAAAATAATATCCTTCTCATTGTTCTATCCACTAATCGCTAACCCCTATCCGCTACGCCGCGTACTTCTCAGCCAAATCCTTAGCAACCTTATCAAGAGTTGCCATAGCCTCATCGCTGATTTTACCCGACTTCAATTCATCGAGCACAGGGCGATGCGAAAGGTTTAAAAACTCTAAATACTCCTTTTCAAACTCTTTTACACGGCTTACAGGCACACGACGCAAAAGATCTTTTGACCCCGCATAGATAATCGCTACTTGGTTCTCTACAGGGTATGGGTCGCTTTGTGTTTGCTTTAATATCTCCACATTGCGCTTCCCTTTTTCGATCACGCCCATAGTAGCCGCATCAAGGTCGGAACCAAACTTTGCAAAGGCTTCCAGCTCACGATACTGTGCTTGGTCGAGCTTCAAAGTACCTGCCACTTTCTTCATTGACTTGATTTGTGCCGAGCCCCCAACGCGCGATACCGAGATACCTACGTTGATGGCTGGGCGTACCCCTGAGTTAAAGAGGTCCGACTCTAAGAATATCTGCCCGTCTGTAATAGAAATCACATTGGTAGGAATATAGGCTGATACGTCTCCCGCTTGGGTTTCAATGATAGGCAAAGCCGTCAGCGAGCCACCACCTTTTACCAAATCCTTGATACTCTCAGGCAGGTCGTTCATCTGGCGTGCGATGGTGTCGTCTTCAATTACCTTGGCAGCACGCTCCAAGAGGCGTGAGTGGAGGTAGAACACGTCTCCAGGGTACGCCTCACGTCCTGGTGGACGGCGCAACAGCAGCGATACTTCACGGTAAGCCACCGCTTGCTTGGAAAGGTCGTCATAGATAATCAGTGCTGGGCGACCTGTATCGCGGAAGTACTCCCCAATGGCAGCCCCTGCAAAAGGTGCGTATACCTGCATTGGTGCTGGGTCGGACGCATTGGCAGCTACAATGGTAGTATATGCCAAAGCCCCAGCGTCTTCCAAGGTCTTAGTGATACCCGCCACCGTTGAAGCCTTTTGACCAATAGCCACATAGATGCAATACACAGGCTTACCCGCATCGTAGAACTCTTTCTGGTTCAGTATGGTATCAATGCACACCGTAGTTTTCCCTGTCTGACGGTCGCCGATGACGAGCTCACGTTGCCCACGCCCGATAGGGATCATCGCGTCTACCGCCTTGATACCCGTTTGCAGTGGTTCTTTCACAGGCTGACGGAAGATAACCCCTGGTGCCTTGCGCTCCAATGGCATTTCATAGAGCTTACCTGTGATAGGTCCCTTGCCATCGATAGGTTGCCCAAGGGTATTGACCACACGCCCTACGATGCCCTCGCCTACGTTGATAGAGGCGATAAGTCCTGTACGCTTTACGGTGTCGCCTTCCTTGATGTCGGTTGAAGGGCCCAAGAGGGTTATCCCCACGTTATCCTCCTCGAGGTTGAGCACGATGCCCTTAAGCCCGTTGTCAAACATCACCAATTCGCCGTACTGAGCGTTGGAGAGCCCAAAGATACGCGCAATACCATCGCCCACTTGCAGTACGGTGCCCACTTCTTCGAGTGAAGCCTCCGCATCGAAGTGCGCTAACTGTTCCTTTAATATCGCTGAAATCTCAGCTGCTTTTATCTCTGCCATTTCCTTTTAATAGTATATCTTATTAATCTATAATTTTTCTATAAAAATAATTTCTCTTGAAAACGCTGTTGCAGTTTGCCAATCTTATACGCCAAACTCGCATTGTACTGCACATCGCCTACACGCAAGATAAAGCCCCCAATCACGCTTGGGTCTACCTTACTCTCAAGAGTGATATGCTCATTATTAGTAAGCGATTGCACCTTCTTGAGTACCGCAGTTTTTGTCTCACTTGATAGGGGTACTGCTGTAGTAACTACGGCTGTTTGGTAATTCTTGTAGATGTTGTACTGAAGCACAAACCGCTCAGCCACTTGGTTGAGTAGCGGCAGACGCCCATTCTGCATCAAGAGACTTATAAGGCGCTTTGTAGGCGCTGTTATTTGTGCAAACACCCTGTCAAGTACATTCTTCTTCACAGTAGTTTTCACAATGGGGGAAATCAGCAATCGTTCCAGATCCTTACTCTCTTTCACTGTATTGTGTATCAACTGCATATCTGCAAACACTTCCTCCGTTGTTCCTTGGTCAATGGTGTAGCTTAGCAATGCTTTTGCATAGCGATTGGCTGCTCTAAATCCGTACATAAGTTCTTAGTTTAAAGTGGCACTCTTTAAATACTCATTGATGAGCGAAGTCTGCTTCTTAGTATCTGATAACTCATTCTGCATCACACGCTGAGCTATATCTATCGAAAGGCTTGCTACCTCATCTTTCAATTGCGCTAAGGCTACCTTTTTCTCGCTCTCAATAGCTTGTCTGGCTTGGGCTATAAGTTTAGCACCTTCTGCTTGTGCTTCCCCTTTAGCCTCTGCTATCATTTTGTCTTTTATCTCTTTAGCTTCCTTGAGCATCACATCGCGCTCTGCACGTGCCTCAGCAAGCAGCCGCTCATTGTCCGCTTTGAGGTTTTGTATCTGCTTCTTAGCCTCCTCTGCCGATTCCAATGCCTTATTGATATTCTCCTCACGCGTTTTTACCGCTGAGAGAATAGGCTTCCAAGCGTATTTCGCTAATATATACAGTAAAATCAAAAAGATGAGTGTATTCCAAAACAATAAACTCTCAGGACTCGTTAAATTCATATCTCTTTATTACTTTTATAATTCTAATTACAATGTAAAAACCATCTTGCAACCAACCGTTGCAAGATGACTTTCTGATTATTTTGCGATGAGAGATACCACTACCGCGAAAAGAGCTACCCCTTCTACCAATGCGGCGGCGATAAGCATCACAGTCTGAATCTTTGAAGTGGCTTCTGGCTGACGAGCAATCCCTTCCAATGCGGATGCCCCAATTCTACCAATACCGATGCCTGCTCCAATGGCTGCTAATCCAGCCCCAACTCCTGCTAAAACCATAAATAAAAAAATTAAAATGTTAATAATTCAACTCTAAGTAAATATCTTCTCTGATCTCTGCTCTCTGACCCCTGCTCTCTGCCCCCTAATCAATGATGCTCCTCCTCTACTACCGCCTGACCGATATACAGCGCCGAGAGTAGCGTAAATACGTATGCCTGCAACACCGCCACCAACAGCTCCAACAAGTCAATAAATAAGGTGAAAAGCACCGACACAGGCGATACCCATATACTACCAAAAATAAATATAAGCGAAATAAGGCTGATCACAATGATATGCCCTGCTGTGATATTGGCAAACAAACGAATCATCAAGGCAAAAGGCTTGGTGAATATGCCCATTATCTCAACCAGCACCATTATAGGATAAATCCACAAAGGAACCCCAGGAGGCGCAAATATCTCGCGCCAATAGTGCTTCCTACCGCTCACCAAAGTGATCACCAGTGTAAATACAGCCAATAAACCAGTGAAATAAATGTTGTTAGTCATCGTTCCCGCAAAAGGGAAAAACGGAATAAGCCCCACTAAATTACCCAATAAGATAAGGAAAAATATCGTCAGCAAATAAGGCATATAGCGCCCATAGTACTTCTCACCGATGTTAGGCACCGCAATGTCGTCACGCACAAAAAGAATAACAGGCTCTAAAAAGCCCGCTAACCCCTTCGGCGCTCTCGTGTTGTTCTTGTACGACCGTGCCATTGAAGTAAAGATAAGCACCAGAAGTACAGATACCAATAGCATCGTAAACACATTCTTGGTAATTGAAAAATTCAGCGGGCGCGCATTGGTCACACCTCCTTTGCTGTCAAGGCGAACCCCTCCATCAGCATTAGCGTAGTAAATCCATTCGTTGTAGCGTACAAACCGCTGCCCATCGCGCTCCACAACCACTTTCCCCGCATTGTCGTGATGAAAAGCATTCGAGAGAAAACACACCAAACCCTTATCCGTCCATAGAATAACAGGCAGAGGCATTGAGTAGGAATGCCCATCTTTCTCAAATAAATGAAACTCGTGTGCGTCACCAATATGCGAATTTACTACTTCCGTAAGGTCTGTGCCCTTCTCGCCCCCTTCTGTACCTTCAGAAAAACCCTTCAGTGGCAAGAGTAAAAGTGCCAATAAACAGATATACTGAATAAAATTCCTTACAATCATTTCTCCTAATTAGATAACTATAATTTAGTGACTGCAAAGGTAGCTTTTTTAATCAATGTACGGAAATTATTTCATTAAAAAAATATTGTAAATCTATAAGATATTGATTTACAGATGTGAAAAGAATGTTAAAACTTCAACACACTCACAAAATGCTGTACACAGGGTAGCCTTTGAGCCGCTCTCGGCCCTTCAAAAACGAAAGTTCAATCAAGAAATCCAACTGAACGATCTCACCCCCCAGTCGCTCCACCAACTTCACCACAGCCTCAGCCGTTCCGCCAGTAGCCAAAATGTCATCGTGTATCAGGATGCGCTCCCCTTTGTTGATGGCATCCGTGTGGATCTCCAGCACATCTTGCCCATACTCCAAGTCGTAGGTCTGCGATAGGGTCGTAAAAGGCAATTTTCCCTTCTTCCTCACAGGGATAAACCCCGCCCCTAAGCGCTGTGCTAGCAACATTCCGAAGAAAAAACCACGACTTTCCATACCCACTACCTTATCAATGCGCTGCCCCTCTAAGTGCCCCGCCAATAAGTCTACCACATATCCCACAGCCTTAGGGTCTAATAATAAGGGGGTGATATCTTTAAAAATAATTCCTTCCTTAGGAAAATTCGCAATATCTCTAATCTTACTCTCTATGTATTCCTTTTTGTTCATTGTCTAATTCACTTCTTTAGGTAAAAAAATCTCCGCAAGCATACAGCGGGCACTACCACCACCACAAGTCTCTATGGTTTCAATGCCCGAATGCAGTATCTTGCAATGCCGCTCAATCTGCGAGCGCTGCTGCGGTGTCAGCACCTGATAGGCCGAGTCGCTCATCACCAAATAATCCCCCTTCTCACCTCTCACTTGCAGCATATTCCCAGCGTATTGCAGCATCTGTTCCACTGTGATGGCAATCACCTCCTTACCGTCTTCTTTCAGGTGGTGCAACACATTCTTACGCTCGCTCTTATCCGCAATAGCCTCCAAGCACACCACAGCAAAACTCTCAGCCACCGCCATCATCACATTCGTGTGGTAAATAGGCTCAGCTACCCCATTCACCTGCTGGTAAGCCTTGAAAATCACAGGGGTA from Capnocytophaga haemolytica harbors:
- a CDS encoding efflux RND transporter periplasmic adaptor subunit encodes the protein MKKTITYVIIAAVVAVVGWGVYHFFFSEKPSLITLQKEAARKGDVTTEVTATGSVQPVDEVEVGTQVSGIIRKIYVDFNSQVKKGQLLAELDKVNLQEAVVNAQANYSSALNELNYYQQNYNRQKQLYDAQVISRQDYEQASYQYTNAKATVTQRLTALNQAKTNLGYANIYAPIDGIILSREVEEGQTVAAQMSAPTLFKIAKDLTKMQVEVNVDEADIGQVKVGQRVSFTVDSYPNEEFSGVVKQVRLSPTTSSNVVTYTVIVEAENPDEKLKPGLTATIAIYTSELRDVLIIPAKAINFTPDAQTLAAYYQQQHITAPEPKGGDRQGRGARGGKGKHKQVWTIDSKGILTPKAITIGSSDGINVEVTEGLNAGDEVVTALAQDRPVQLGSSDSNNNGEKKSPFMQGPPRRNNSKAK
- a CDS encoding ABC transporter ATP-binding protein; this encodes MSKAIIDIHALRREFKMGSETLQALKGIDLTVEEGEFVTIMGPSGSGKSTLLNILGCLDRPTSGEYRLDGIAVKDLSRNQLAAIRNTKIGFVFQQYNLLARTTAIENVELPLLYNPAISAKERRERAIEALISVGLESRLTHVPSELSGGQQQRVAIARALVNRPVILLADEATGNLDTKTSYEVMKLFQRLNDSGSTIGFVTHEDDIARFSRRTVVLKDGHIISDTPVTDRLNATAELDKWKRENADRDW
- the argS gene encoding arginine--tRNA ligase, giving the protein MDLQQTLKEYTQKAAQELFGATLETIELQQTKKEFEGDITVVIFPMLRQIKGNPQQIGQQIGAYLQEKVPEVVAYNVIKGFLNLVISDTYYIDFLTDIKDNPNYGLAAPNSKEAILVEYSSPNTNKPLHLGHIRNNLLGYAVAEILKASGHKVYKTQIINDRGIHICKSMLAWQKFGNGETPESSGLKGDKLVGNYYVAFDKVYKEEIQQLIVSGKTKEEAEKQAPIFLEAQEMLRKWEANDPETIALWEKMNHWVYDGFSVTYKNLGVDFDRNYYESKTYLLGKDVVGQGLQKGVFYKKGDGSVWCDLTADGLDEKLVLRADGTSVYITQDLGTSTQRVKDYPDVKGVVYTVGNEQDYHFKVLFLILKKLGYDWAEHLYHLSYGMVDLPTGKMKSREGTVVDADDLIAEMECTAEEISQELGKLEGYDAKQKKELYHTIGLGALKYFILKVDPKKRILFDPKESIDFQGNTGPFIQYTYARIKSILRKYDAMKRVQTKTLPTDLHEKEKTLLKAITLFPTIVQDAAEAYSPAVIANYIYDLVKDFNSFYQNISILGEKDEVKLEFRVALCKKISEVIALAFKMLGIQVPERM
- a CDS encoding macro domain-containing protein, with the protein product MIHYITADATEPQVEGKVVIVHICNDIGGWGKGFVLALSKKWKAPEKHYREWYALGEGFGLGEVQFVQVASELWIANLIGQHNIGSDAKGNPPIRYEAVREGLLKVADFAAEIGAGVQMPRIGCGLAGGKWEAIEPLIEETLALKGVEVYVCDL
- a CDS encoding TolC family protein; the encoded protein is MKRKLYILPIVLLVGFVAQAQDKGWSLAACLDYAERNNITVKKATVQAEQAAINHAQAQHNRLPSVSANASASFNHGSAINPISNGRESRENLSNNFGVTANVPLYQGGKLGIEVARTELLTSQQELYVQEAKNSIRLAVIEAYLQALYQYEGIAVAKNTAASSAEQLTQAQKRFQAGAIARLALAEMETQHASNEYAIVRAENAYASQVLTLKQLLELPPSTDFSISTELQDSYAVPIPSKEAVFAAAVAHLPTMKIYENKKAVAEKDIRLAKAGYLPTLSLQAGLNTGFSSVADYNYRTQLDNNFGQTVGVSLNIPIFSQLKNRSNVKLARLSLDTAELDRQQAEKELYSKVESAWLNATSYQAQEASSRTARDNAKLAYELSKKKYELGSLTNTDLIVSENAYRNAEQTYLQNKYMSALYGELLRFYEGGESREQ